Proteins encoded within one genomic window of Misgurnus anguillicaudatus chromosome 18, ASM2758022v2, whole genome shotgun sequence:
- the LOC141350587 gene encoding uncharacterized protein yields the protein MASYLSGALNDPIYADVVVEICDLNRSSGLRTPMVNDENSHNNRSSPRKAVWGVADRRTLANLSNLVASIPSTSRGVGNNENGIRTPTTRHNAGGSGIRKPLLDLSILVGNTPHTTRSGLGACKRPRTNQTTVQAPGARHTPLRDTGAKRHRAGQSASSVLNDNVLTINNVYHLGSDARTSPTVSSTSDNAVSFADWDEDLISAWDACDFELPTPSPPPSESTNVQETHVESVQTTEVVATPIIREDDDSEDELYPTVLPQTLEALNTTTSDQAPAVVPLEDDNSEDTGLSPSVLPSNPEDRSSMSTEHDPEVLPGNQQAYRNELVTDEQTPDIDGNAVTLKEIKDFLHYVWSDYVQFKQFVATGFSNMDTEQRSLFVLNTEIVTLLKNRFGK from the exons ATGGCGTCATACCTTAGCG GTGCCCTGAACGACCCCATCTACGCAGATGTTGTAGTTGAAATTTGCGACTTGAATAGGTCATCAG GATTGAGGACCCCCATGGTTAATGATGAAAACT CGCATAACAACAGATCATCTCCACGAAAGGCGGTGTGGGGCGTTGCAGATCGTCGCACACTgg CGAATTTGTCTAACCTTGTGGCCAGTATACCCAGTACATCACGGGGTGTCGGAAATAACGAGAACG GGATCCGTACTCCGACTACACGACACAACGCTGGGGGATCTGGGATTCGCAAACCGCTCT TGGATTTGTCCATCCTGGTGGGTAACACGCCCCACACAACGCGGAGCGGTCTCGGAGCATGCAAAAGACCGAGAACCAATCAGACCACAGTCCAGGCTCCAGGGGCTCGTCATACACCTTTACGAGACACTGGTGCAAAGAGACATCGAGCGGGCCAGAGTGCATCGTCCG ttttgaatgATAATGTCCTCACGATCAATAATGTATACCATTTAGGGTCTGACGCTAGAACATCACCCACCG TGTCGAGCACGAGCGACAACGCTGTGAGTTTTGCAGATTGGGATGAAGATCTGATTAGTGCGTGGGACGCTTGTGATTTTGAACTACCTACACCGTCGCCCCCGCCATCAGAGTCCACGAATGTCCAAGAAACACATGTGGAATCCGTACAGACCACAGAGGTGGTGGCAACCCCCATAATTCGAGAAGATGACGATTCTGAGGATGAATTGTACCCAACTGTCTTGCCCCAAACCCTTGAGGCCCTAAACACCACGACATCCGACCAGGCCCCCGCGGTTGTCCCCCTAGAAGACGACAATTCTGAGGATACAGGATTGTCCCCATCGGTCTTACCTTCGAACCCAGAGGATCGAAGCTCCATGTCTACCGAACACGATCCAGAGGTCTTGCCGGGTAACCAACAGGCCTACAGAAACGAACTTGTGACTGATGAACAAACCCCGGACATCGATGGAAATGCTGTGACTCTAAAAGAGATCAAAGACTTTTTGCATTATGTCTGGAGTGATTATGTACAATTTAAACAATTTGTAGCCACGGGGTTTTCAAACATGGATACAGAACAAAGATCCTTGTTTGTGTTAAACACAGAAATTGTCACACTACTAAAAAATCGTTTTGGTAAGTGA
- the LOC141350586 gene encoding uncharacterized protein: MASYLSGALNDPIYADVVVEICDLNRSSGLRTPMVNDENSHNNRSSPRKAVWGVADRRTLANLSNLVASIPSTSRGVGNNENGIRTPTTRHNAGGSGIRKPLLDLSILVGNTPHTTRSGLGACKRPRTNQTTVQAPGARHTPLRDTGAKRHRAGQSASSVLNDNVLTINNVYHLGSDARTSPTVSSTSDNAVSFADWDEDLISAWDACDFELPTPSPPPSESTNVQETHVESVQTTEVVATPIIREDDDSEDELSPSVLPQTLEALNTTTSDQAPAVVPLEDDNSVDTGLSPSVLPSNPEDRSSMSTEHDPEVLPGNQQAYRNELVTDEQTPDIDGNAVTLKEIKDFLHYVWSDYVQFKQFVATGFSNMDTEQRSLFVLNTEIVTLLKNRFGK, translated from the exons ATGGCGTCATACCTTAGCG GTGCCCTGAACGACCCCATCTACGCAGATGTTGTAGTTGAAATTTGCGACTTGAATAGGTCATCAG GATTGAGGACCCCCATGGTTAATGATGAAAACT CGCATAACAACAGATCATCTCCACGAAAGGCGGTGTGGGGCGTTGCAGATCGTCGCACACTgg CGAATTTGTCTAACCTTGTGGCCAGTATACCCAGTACATCACGGGGTGTCGGAAATAACGAGAACG GGATCCGTACTCCGACTACACGACACAACGCTGGGGGATCTGGGATTCGCAAACCGCTCT TGGATTTGTCCATCCTGGTGGGTAACACGCCCCACACAACGCGGAGCGGTCTCGGAGCATGCAAAAGACCGAGAACCAATCAGACCACAGTCCAGGCTCCAGGGGCTCGTCATACACCTTTACGAGACACTGGTGCAAAGAGACATCGAGCGGGCCAGAGTGCATCGTCCG ttttgaatgATAATGTCCTCACGATCAATAATGTATACCATTTAGGGTCTGACGCTAGAACATCACCCACCG TGTCGAGCACGAGCGACAACGCTGTGAGTTTTGCAGATTGGGATGAAGATCTGATTAGTGCGTGGGACGCTTGTGATTTTGAACTACCTACACCGTCGCCCCCGCCATCAGAGTCCACGAATGTCCAAGAAACACATGTGGAATCCGTACAGACCACAGAGGTGGTGGCAACCCCCATAATTCGAGAAGATGACGATTCTGAGGATGAATTGTCCCCATCTGTCTTGCCCCAAACCCTTGAGGCCCTAAACACCACGACATCCGACCAGGCCCCCGCGGTTGTCCCCCTAGAAGACGACAATTCTGTGGATACAGGATTGTCCCCATCGGTCTTACCTTCGAACCCAGAGGATCGAAGCTCCATGTCTACCGAACACGATCCAGAGGTCTTGCCGGGTAACCAACAGGCCTACAGAAACGAACTTGTGACTGATGAACAAACCCCGGACATCGATGGAAATGCTGTGACTCTAAAAGAGATCAAAGACTTTTTGCATTATGTCTGGAGTGATTATGTACAATTTAAACAATTTGTAGCCACGGGGTTTTCAAACATGGATACAGAACAAAGATCCTTGTTTGTGTTAAACACAGAAATTGTCACACTACTAAAAAATCGTTTTGGTAAGTGA